One window of Triticum dicoccoides isolate Atlit2015 ecotype Zavitan chromosome 5A, WEW_v2.0, whole genome shotgun sequence genomic DNA carries:
- the LOC119298651 gene encoding putative serpin-Z12, producing the protein MSPFGKFLFCLTLLAAWCLSSTLFTEAPPAPGVDPAFRNASCLALAREAGIRAEGGTGSNFVISPLSIHAALAKVAAGARRDTLNELLRFLGSASLNELHRATATELVGRLNSIAQTSFASSVWVDRMLALKPEFTAIAASRYNATVESMDFVSGAEQARQRVNAFVADATNKQILQVLPPGSVNSGTAVVLANALYFKGAWTQPFDVSTAPFHIPGGTTVRVPSMTTSESQQIAVYPGFRALKLAYKNDVQQQAEFYMLILLPDSETQIVDLYDKAVSMPEFIKTHTPTKKVPVGQFMVPKFKFTSEFEVSSDMQKLGVTRAFQGGDFSGMMTGAEGISITGVYHKATIEVDEVGTMAAAATAVLCFGSAAPGAPRDLVDFVADRPFLFAVVEEGTDAILFLGHLANPLAH; encoded by the coding sequence ATGTCACCCTTCGGGAAGTTCTTGTTCTGCTTGACCCTGCTCGCTGCATggtgcctcagctcaaccctgttcaCCGAGGCGCCTCCAGCTCCAGGTGTCGACCCCGCGTTCAGGAACGCATCGTGCCTGGCTCTCGCCAGGGAGGCCGGCATCCGGGCGGAAGGCGGCACAGGGAGCAACTTCGTCATCTCGCCGCTGTCCATCCACGCGGCGCTCGCGAAGGTGGCCGCCGGCGCACGGCGTGACACGCTTAACGAGCTCCTGCGGTTCCTTGGGTCGGCGTCACTCAACGAGCTGCACCGCGCGACGGCGACCGAGCTCGTCGGCAGGCTCAACAGCATAGCGCAGACGTCCTTCGCCAGCAGCGTGTGGGTGGACCGAATGCTGGCGCTCAAGCCAGAGTTCACGGCCATCGCCGCGTCGCGGTACAACGCCACGGTAGAATCCATGGACTTCGTGTCGGGGGCTGAGCAGGCGAGGCAGCGCGTGAACGCCTTCGTGGCGGACGCGACCAACAAGCAAATCCTCCAAGTCCTGCCTCCGGGCTCCGTCAACTCCGGCACGGCGGTCGTCCTCGCCAACGCACTCTACTTCAAAGGGGCATGGACACAGCCGTTTGACGTCTCTACCGCGCCGTTCCACATCCCAGGCGGCACCACCGTGCGCGTGCCATCCATGACGACAAGCGAGTCACAGCAGATCGCGGTCTACCCGGGCTTCAGGGCCCTCAAGCTGGCGTACAAGAACGATGTGCAGCAGCAAGCTGAATTCTATATGCTTATCCTACTACCGGACAGCGAGACTCAGATCGTCGATCTGTACGACAAGGCTGTGTCGATGCCAGAGTTCATCAAGACGCACACGCCGACAAAGAAGGTTCCAGTCGGGCAGTTCATGGTCCCCAAGTTCAAGTTCACATCCGAGTTCGAAGTGTCATCTGACATGCAGAAGCTTGGTGTCACTAGGGCTTTCCAAGGCGGCGACTTCTCGGGCATGATGACCGGCGCGGAAGGGATTTCCATCACCGGTGTGTACCATAAGGCCACTATCGAGGTGGACGAGGTAGGCACCATGGCCGCCGCTGCCACGGCCGTCCTCTGCTTTGGTAGTGCGGCTCCTGGGGCACCACGGGATCTGGTCGATTTTGTGGCGGATCGACCTTTCTTATTTGCCGTGGTAGAGGAGGGGACAGATGCAATTTTGTTTCTTGGTCACCTGGCTAATCCTCTCGCTCACTAG